The following are encoded together in the Micromonospora lupini genome:
- a CDS encoding IS30 family transposase, producing the protein MPGQRLSSAERAQIEVLFGQGLSCPQIGQVIGRDRSTVWRELSRNHCGTGGRVPTGQRHPHGPAPGYVAGVGYPKGWGGVYRWKYCHRNAQGKADERARRPREGTLRPRWGRAWPPLWETVRDRLTQRHSPQQIARSLRREFPDRPEMWVSHETIYQAIYFQARGGMRQELARQVALRSGRTGRRQQSRQASALRGRPWVRDFHISTRPAEVADRAVPGHWEGDLVIGARGSSAIITLVERATRYVMLGALPESRVSEQVIETLTGLMRRLPAELRKTLTWDQGIEMIRHPVFTLATDCKVYFCDPHSPWQRGSNENTNGLLRQYFPRSSTDFRTWSQDDLDAVARELNGRPRQTLDWQNPAEVLHKHLVATAA; encoded by the coding sequence ATGCCGGGGCAGAGGTTGTCGTCCGCGGAGCGGGCGCAGATTGAGGTGTTGTTCGGTCAGGGGTTGAGTTGTCCGCAGATCGGGCAGGTGATCGGGCGGGATCGCTCGACGGTGTGGCGGGAGTTGTCGCGGAATCACTGCGGTACGGGGGGTCGGGTGCCGACGGGTCAGCGGCATCCGCATGGTCCTGCTCCGGGGTATGTGGCGGGGGTGGGCTACCCGAAGGGGTGGGGTGGGGTGTATCGGTGGAAGTACTGTCACCGCAACGCTCAGGGCAAGGCGGATGAGCGGGCGCGGCGTCCTCGTGAGGGGACGTTGCGTCCGAGGTGGGGGCGGGCGTGGCCGCCGTTGTGGGAGACGGTCAGGGATCGTCTGACGCAGCGGCATTCGCCGCAGCAGATCGCCCGGTCGTTGCGGCGGGAGTTCCCCGACAGACCGGAGATGTGGGTGTCACACGAGACGATCTACCAGGCGATTTACTTCCAGGCCCGGGGTGGGATGCGCCAAGAACTCGCCCGGCAGGTCGCTCTGCGCTCAGGACGCACCGGCCGCCGCCAGCAGTCACGACAGGCCAGCGCGCTGCGGGGACGCCCGTGGGTGCGTGACTTTCACATCTCGACTCGCCCGGCGGAGGTCGCTGACCGGGCCGTGCCGGGGCACTGGGAAGGTGACCTGGTCATCGGCGCCCGAGGGTCCAGCGCGATCATCACCCTCGTCGAGCGGGCCACCCGGTATGTGATGCTCGGCGCTCTGCCCGAATCGCGGGTCAGTGAACAGGTCATCGAGACCCTCACCGGTCTCATGCGCCGCCTGCCGGCCGAGTTGCGTAAGACCCTGACCTGGGACCAGGGCATCGAGATGATCCGGCATCCCGTGTTCACCCTGGCCACCGACTGCAAGGTCTACTTCTGCGACCCCCACAGCCCGTGGCAACGCGGCAGCAACGAAAACACCAACGGTCTCCTACGCCAGTACTTCCCCCGCTCCAGCACCGACTTCCGCACCTGGTCCCAGGACGACCTCGACGCCGTCGCCCGCGAACTCAACGGACGACCACGCCAAACCCTCGACTGGCAGAATCCAGCCGAGGTACTCCACAAGCACCTGGTTGCAACCGCCGCTTGA
- a CDS encoding DUF2075 domain-containing protein: MSAYRTSAAGLLRLAADGTLVEVLNERARHAGHGVSPGEKRSWARSLPVLAQDLADAGLAEVEVLIEYQLPLTSRRVDAVLAGVDPQTGDDSYLVVELKQWSYATAYEDSDTLVAVEQARGPRLHPGIQVQDYCRYLADFLGVFGRDEKLLRGAAYLHNAVDRDVADLLDRPATEQSRIFTGQRRGQWLDHLRRRFAPASGAGPADRFLTSTVRPSRHLLAYAAAELKERSHFILLDEQHVAYELVMHAIERARTANQKRAVVVAGGPGSGKSVIALALLGELARRGRPVLHATGSRSFTQTLRRYAGRKSTRLQSLFKYFNSFMDADTNDIEVLICDEAHRVRETSVNRYTPKARRDVARPQLEELISFARVPVFLLDEHQVVKPGELGNVEVISAFAKNLGVAVDVVPLHDQFRCGGSEAYEEWVLDLLGLDGGEPSVWAGDGRFDVRVAESPEEMETYLVERQALGGTARMSAGYCWPWSDPRPDGTLVPDVTIGVWARPWNVKSERSVGEAPGSAFWATDPNGFGQVGCVYTAQGFEYDWSGVIIGPDLVARDGQLVTRREESKDPAFRSRKSLSDEEADRLIRNTYKVLLTRGMRGTVLYASDPETQEYLRGLVRVRRTPEIKFEDHVG; this comes from the coding sequence ATGTCGGCGTACCGTACGTCCGCTGCTGGTCTGTTACGTCTCGCCGCCGACGGCACCCTCGTCGAGGTGCTGAACGAACGGGCCCGTCATGCCGGTCACGGCGTGAGCCCCGGCGAGAAGAGATCCTGGGCACGCAGTCTCCCGGTGCTCGCGCAGGATCTCGCCGACGCGGGCTTGGCTGAGGTCGAGGTGCTCATCGAGTACCAGCTTCCGTTGACAAGCCGACGCGTCGACGCGGTCCTGGCCGGCGTCGATCCGCAGACCGGTGATGACTCCTACCTCGTCGTGGAGCTCAAGCAGTGGTCCTACGCCACGGCCTACGAGGACTCCGACACCCTCGTGGCCGTCGAGCAGGCGCGTGGGCCTCGCCTGCATCCGGGCATCCAGGTGCAGGACTACTGCCGCTATCTCGCCGACTTTCTCGGCGTGTTCGGCCGCGACGAGAAGCTGTTGCGGGGTGCCGCGTACCTGCACAACGCGGTGGATCGTGACGTTGCCGACCTGCTCGACCGGCCGGCCACGGAACAGAGTCGGATCTTTACCGGGCAGCGTCGTGGGCAGTGGCTCGATCACCTGCGGCGCCGATTCGCGCCCGCCTCGGGAGCAGGCCCGGCTGACCGGTTCCTGACCAGCACCGTACGCCCCAGCCGGCACCTGCTGGCGTACGCCGCCGCCGAGCTGAAGGAGCGCTCGCACTTCATCCTGCTCGACGAGCAGCATGTGGCGTACGAACTGGTCATGCACGCGATCGAGCGGGCCCGGACGGCGAACCAGAAACGGGCGGTGGTGGTGGCGGGCGGGCCGGGTAGCGGCAAGAGTGTCATCGCCCTCGCGCTCCTCGGGGAGCTGGCCCGACGGGGTCGACCGGTGCTGCACGCCACCGGTTCGCGGTCCTTCACCCAGACGCTGCGCCGCTACGCCGGCCGGAAATCGACCCGGCTGCAGAGCCTCTTCAAGTACTTCAACAGCTTCATGGACGCCGACACGAATGACATCGAGGTGCTGATCTGCGACGAGGCGCACCGGGTGCGGGAGACGTCGGTCAACCGCTACACGCCCAAAGCCCGTCGGGACGTCGCACGTCCGCAACTGGAGGAACTCATCTCCTTCGCCCGGGTTCCGGTCTTCCTGCTCGACGAACACCAGGTGGTGAAGCCGGGCGAGTTGGGCAACGTCGAGGTCATCTCCGCCTTCGCGAAGAACCTTGGTGTCGCGGTCGACGTGGTCCCGCTGCACGACCAGTTCCGCTGCGGCGGCAGCGAGGCGTACGAGGAATGGGTTCTCGATCTGCTCGGCCTCGACGGCGGCGAGCCGTCCGTCTGGGCCGGCGACGGCCGGTTCGACGTACGGGTCGCTGAATCTCCGGAGGAGATGGAGACGTACCTCGTCGAGCGGCAGGCACTGGGTGGCACGGCCAGGATGTCGGCGGGCTACTGCTGGCCGTGGAGCGATCCGCGGCCAGACGGCACGTTGGTGCCCGACGTGACGATCGGTGTCTGGGCGCGACCGTGGAACGTCAAGAGTGAACGCAGTGTCGGCGAGGCGCCGGGCAGCGCGTTCTGGGCCACCGACCCGAACGGATTCGGCCAGGTCGGCTGCGTCTACACCGCGCAGGGCTTCGAGTACGACTGGTCGGGGGTCATCATCGGCCCGGACCTGGTGGCGCGCGACGGGCAGTTGGTGACTCGTCGCGAGGAGTCGAAGGATCCGGCGTTCCGCAGTCGAAAATCGCTCAGTGACGAAGAGGCGGACCGGCTGATCCGCAACACCTACAAGGTGTTGCTGACGCGGGGCATGCGCGGCACGGTGCTGTACGCAAGCGACCCGGAGACGCAGGAGTACCTGCGTGGTCTGGTGCGGGTCCGGCGGACCCCGGAGATCAAGTTCGAGGACCACGTCGGGTAG
- a CDS encoding DUF397 domain-containing protein codes for MVDLTSAQWRKSTRSGSNGGDCVEVADNLTGIVAVRDSKDPHGPILTFAPTAWASFVRRTRTSR; via the coding sequence ATGGTTGATCTGACCAGTGCTCAATGGCGTAAGAGCACCCGTAGTGGCAGCAACGGTGGCGACTGCGTTGAGGTTGCCGACAACCTGACCGGCATCGTCGCGGTACGCGACAGCAAGGACCCGCACGGCCCAATCCTCACCTTCGCCCCTACCGCCTGGGCAAGTTTCGTGCGGCGGACCCGCACCTCGCGCTGA
- a CDS encoding DNA/RNA helicase domain-containing protein: MLAFQTTPAQIVALQDDKRLDDEVAAYLTASGYKVKERERRSWRESLSTFARHLCALGYGDLDALVEYRLPQSSRRIDVIIAGGAPVTMMPAYLVVELKQWSEAARHDDDGSVLSVSYLDQPQLHPALQVEAYCTYLVDFVERLREWPDAVHGMAYLHNAGHGDIPELPRARTYQSMVWTQDKRAEFQSYFERRFAQERHPRAAHRLLTSPIRQSGQLLSLAADEVANRAHFTLLDDQRAAYELVLRGVRWAEEGRRKRVVIISGGPGSGKSAIALSLLAELAHETRQLAHATGSRAFTRTLQQYARRQPTDPLQRTRPLFCYFMDFMTAAPNKLDVLICDEAHRIRARSKKGSQHGTKPQVQELIEAAKVPVFLLDDDQVVRSDEVGSVDAIIEAARRLDLEFDRIELGGQFRCGGSPRYESWVLHLLGLARADPYRWKGDERFRLALVDSPEKMETILRGCHDRGETARISAGFCWPWTHRPQNGRLVSDVRIGDWARPWNAYDDYPPKGIPTSAYWATDPRGFGQVGCIYTAQGFEYAWSGVIIGKDLVVRNGRLVTDPTKSCDPAIVNSEGRVIAKNADRLIRNTYKVLLTRGLRGTLVFAEDPETQDYLSRLIPAPHTPGRAIAPGVQRIEAAGVGGRTGFHNSTRVTPEGLSETGSPHAPSSTAGGEVDER, translated from the coding sequence GTGCTGGCGTTCCAAACCACACCAGCTCAGATCGTCGCGTTGCAGGACGACAAGCGACTGGACGACGAGGTGGCGGCCTATCTCACCGCCTCCGGATACAAGGTGAAGGAGCGCGAGCGACGTTCCTGGCGCGAGAGTCTGTCCACCTTCGCCCGGCATCTGTGCGCCCTGGGCTACGGTGACCTCGACGCGCTCGTGGAGTACCGGCTTCCCCAGAGCAGCCGGCGGATCGACGTGATCATCGCCGGAGGCGCCCCGGTGACGATGATGCCGGCGTACCTTGTTGTGGAGCTAAAGCAGTGGAGCGAGGCCGCACGGCATGACGATGACGGAAGCGTGCTGAGCGTCAGCTACCTGGATCAGCCGCAACTACATCCCGCCCTGCAGGTAGAGGCGTACTGCACCTATCTCGTGGACTTTGTCGAGCGACTGCGGGAGTGGCCCGACGCCGTGCACGGAATGGCCTACCTGCACAACGCGGGACACGGTGACATCCCTGAACTGCCACGTGCGCGCACCTACCAGAGCATGGTCTGGACCCAGGACAAGCGCGCCGAGTTCCAGAGCTACTTCGAGCGTAGATTCGCTCAGGAAAGGCATCCACGAGCTGCGCATCGGCTATTGACCAGCCCAATCCGCCAGAGCGGACAGCTACTGTCCCTGGCGGCCGACGAGGTGGCCAACCGGGCTCACTTCACTTTGTTGGACGACCAGCGAGCCGCGTACGAACTGGTGCTACGCGGCGTGCGCTGGGCGGAGGAGGGTCGGCGCAAACGGGTGGTGATCATCTCTGGCGGGCCCGGCAGCGGGAAGAGCGCGATCGCGCTCAGCCTGTTGGCGGAGCTGGCTCATGAGACGCGGCAGTTGGCTCATGCCACCGGTTCGCGGGCGTTCACTCGGACCCTGCAGCAGTATGCCCGCCGCCAGCCGACGGACCCGCTGCAGCGGACCAGGCCATTGTTCTGCTATTTCATGGATTTCATGACGGCCGCTCCCAACAAGCTCGACGTGCTCATCTGTGACGAGGCTCATCGGATTCGCGCGCGATCGAAGAAGGGATCTCAGCACGGCACCAAACCACAGGTTCAGGAGCTGATCGAAGCCGCGAAGGTGCCGGTCTTCCTGCTCGACGACGATCAGGTGGTGCGGTCCGACGAGGTAGGTAGCGTCGATGCGATCATTGAGGCCGCCAGGCGGCTGGATCTGGAGTTCGATCGGATCGAGTTGGGCGGGCAGTTCCGCTGCGGCGGCAGCCCTCGCTACGAAAGCTGGGTGCTGCACCTGCTCGGTTTGGCGCGTGCCGATCCGTACCGGTGGAAGGGCGACGAGCGCTTCCGGCTTGCCCTGGTCGATTCTCCCGAGAAGATGGAGACAATCCTGCGAGGGTGCCACGACCGAGGGGAGACGGCCAGGATTTCGGCCGGATTCTGTTGGCCCTGGACCCATCGGCCGCAGAACGGCCGGCTCGTGTCCGACGTCCGCATCGGTGACTGGGCGCGACCGTGGAACGCGTACGACGACTACCCGCCCAAGGGCATTCCTACCAGCGCCTACTGGGCCACCGATCCACGTGGGTTCGGTCAAGTTGGCTGCATCTACACCGCCCAGGGATTCGAGTACGCCTGGTCCGGCGTGATCATCGGTAAAGATCTCGTGGTGCGGAACGGCCGGCTCGTGACTGATCCAACCAAGTCCTGTGACCCGGCGATCGTGAACTCGGAAGGCAGGGTCATCGCGAAGAACGCGGACCGGCTAATCCGCAACACGTACAAGGTGCTGCTCACCAGAGGGCTGCGGGGCACGCTTGTGTTCGCCGAGGATCCGGAGACCCAGGACTACCTGTCGAGGCTCATCCCTGCGCCGCACACGCCCGGTCGAGCGATCGCTCCCGGTGTGCAGCGGATCGAGGCGGCCGGAGTTGGCGGCCGAACAGGTTTCCATAACAGCACCCGCGTCACCCCTGAAGGGCTCTCGGAGACCGGTTCGCCGCACGCCCCTTCGAGCACCGCCGGTGGTGAAGTCGACGAGCGCTGA
- a CDS encoding putative bifunctional diguanylate cyclase/phosphodiesterase, which produces MHLPPGLVAVAALSGVVAAAATVLLTIVARRRSGPRRPAHLLLAAAAGTSLASLLVGLVAVLSTSDHWVHEQGQRTGWATVAAIGTAVSGLAFAAGLLRLPGVAATAAGTARLALDGLTMAAALWFVGWVLFSEPTRLLGAATPMACPAILVATVSAALGAGLAVIVVFRAAAPRQRLAVLAAGISAVSCGGLGLSAGLCQAGPTMALAGAAVLAAGLLTVALAVYQADRPGHVELDLVGRDGEYAVAPMLAMAASAMYHLLQDGRFTAPAIVAGSVEGFALVARQYLTLKDVRDYAGRLAEREAHFRELAHTDPLTSLANRRGLLRALHDGAAAGTPCVLLGLDLDGFKNVNDMRGHDVGDAVLAEVGRRLRGNLRPGDVAARLGGDEFAVLMPARPAEADRVAERLLGVLNRPYDQPEGPVFLSVSIGVAGWAGEPDVELLLRHADLALRYAKQRGKNRIERYDAAYDQLLRRRTTLEHELRGAIERDELRLAFQPVASLPSVRPVGAEALLRWRHPELGNIRPDEFIPLAEECGMIATLGAWVLHQACYQLSRWLADGHDVWVSVNVSPRELHAPEYVVQVAEALRAHHVPPQRLVLEVTEHAVATDLDELIRRLTALRLTGVRIALDDFGAGYSSLGQLRRLPIDILKIDHSLVAEHEPVRPVGQDGPAFAPMVDIVMRLGHQLGLEVIAEGVTTPTELAAVVAAGCRFGQGALFGWGVPAEHLEAMLEAATSPGARQAPLPAPRRVPGGSGQVMPAGGGAASADSPPSVNQHVGSVDSSREMRQA; this is translated from the coding sequence GTGCATCTCCCCCCGGGCCTGGTCGCCGTCGCGGCGCTGAGCGGCGTGGTCGCCGCCGCGGCGACAGTGCTGTTGACCATTGTCGCCCGGCGGCGCAGCGGGCCGCGCCGGCCCGCGCACCTGCTGCTCGCGGCAGCAGCCGGGACGTCCCTGGCCAGTCTGCTTGTCGGGCTGGTGGCCGTGCTTTCCACGAGCGATCACTGGGTCCACGAGCAGGGTCAGCGCACCGGCTGGGCCACCGTGGCGGCGATCGGCACGGCGGTGAGCGGGCTGGCCTTCGCGGCCGGGCTGCTGCGACTGCCGGGGGTCGCCGCCACCGCCGCGGGGACCGCCCGGCTCGCCCTGGACGGTCTGACCATGGCGGCGGCGCTGTGGTTCGTCGGCTGGGTGCTCTTCTCCGAGCCGACCCGGCTGCTCGGCGCCGCCACCCCGATGGCGTGCCCGGCGATCCTGGTCGCGACGGTGAGCGCGGCGCTCGGCGCCGGCCTCGCCGTGATCGTCGTCTTCCGGGCCGCCGCCCCGCGTCAGCGGCTGGCCGTGCTCGCGGCCGGGATCAGCGCGGTGAGCTGCGGCGGGCTGGGCCTCAGCGCGGGGCTCTGCCAGGCGGGGCCGACCATGGCGCTCGCCGGCGCCGCGGTGCTGGCCGCCGGCCTGCTGACCGTCGCGCTCGCCGTCTACCAGGCCGACCGGCCCGGGCACGTCGAGCTGGACCTGGTCGGCCGCGACGGTGAGTACGCCGTCGCCCCGATGCTGGCCATGGCGGCCTCGGCGATGTACCACCTCCTCCAGGACGGGCGGTTCACGGCGCCCGCCATCGTCGCCGGCAGCGTGGAGGGCTTCGCCCTGGTGGCCCGGCAGTACCTCACCCTCAAGGACGTCCGCGACTACGCCGGCCGGCTGGCCGAGCGGGAGGCGCACTTCCGCGAGCTGGCACACACCGACCCGCTGACGTCGCTTGCCAACCGGCGAGGGCTGCTGCGGGCGCTGCACGACGGCGCCGCCGCCGGCACCCCGTGCGTCCTGCTCGGTCTGGACCTGGACGGCTTCAAGAACGTCAACGACATGCGCGGCCACGACGTGGGCGACGCCGTGTTGGCCGAGGTGGGCCGCCGGCTGCGCGGCAACCTGCGCCCGGGTGACGTGGCGGCCCGGCTCGGCGGCGACGAGTTCGCCGTGCTCATGCCGGCCCGTCCGGCCGAGGCGGACCGGGTGGCCGAACGGCTGCTCGGCGTGCTCAACCGGCCGTACGACCAGCCCGAGGGCCCGGTCTTCCTGTCCGTGAGCATCGGCGTGGCCGGGTGGGCCGGCGAACCGGACGTGGAGCTGCTGCTGCGCCACGCCGACCTCGCGCTGCGCTACGCCAAGCAGCGCGGCAAGAACCGGATCGAGCGCTACGACGCCGCGTACGACCAGTTGCTGCGCCGCCGCACGACGCTTGAGCACGAGCTGCGGGGCGCGATCGAGCGCGACGAGCTGCGGCTTGCCTTCCAGCCGGTGGCGTCGCTGCCGTCGGTGCGGCCGGTCGGGGCCGAGGCGCTGCTGCGCTGGCGTCACCCCGAGCTGGGCAACATCCGCCCGGACGAGTTCATCCCGCTCGCCGAGGAGTGCGGGATGATCGCCACTCTCGGCGCCTGGGTGCTGCACCAGGCCTGCTACCAGCTCTCCCGTTGGCTTGCCGACGGGCACGACGTCTGGGTCTCGGTGAACGTCTCGCCGCGCGAGCTGCACGCCCCGGAGTACGTGGTCCAGGTCGCCGAGGCCCTGCGGGCGCACCACGTGCCGCCGCAGCGACTCGTGCTGGAGGTCACCGAGCACGCGGTCGCCACCGACCTGGACGAGCTGATCCGGCGGCTGACCGCGCTGCGGCTGACCGGCGTCCGGATCGCGCTCGACGACTTCGGCGCCGGCTACTCGTCGCTGGGGCAGCTGCGCCGGCTGCCGATCGACATCCTGAAGATCGACCACAGCCTGGTGGCCGAGCACGAGCCGGTGCGCCCGGTGGGCCAGGACGGCCCGGCGTTCGCGCCGATGGTCGACATCGTGATGCGGCTGGGCCACCAGTTGGGCCTGGAGGTCATCGCCGAGGGGGTGACCACACCTACCGAGTTGGCCGCTGTGGTGGCCGCGGGCTGCCGGTTCGGGCAGGGCGCGTTGTTCGGCTGGGGAGTGCCTGCCGAGCACCTGGAGGCGATGCTTGAGGCGGCCACCTCACCTGGCGCGCGACAGGCCCCGTTGCCCGCTCCGCGCCGGGTTCCCGGCGGGTCCGGGCAGGTCATGCCGGCCGGTGGCGGCGCGGCGTCGGCCGACTCGCCGCCCTCCGTTAACCAACATGTGGGATCAGTTGACTCATCGCGTGAGATGCGTCAGGCTTAG
- the ilvD gene encoding dihydroxy-acid dehydratase: MPELRSRTSTHGRTMAGARALWRATGMTDDDFGKPIVAIANSFTQFVPGHVHLKDMGGLVADAVAEAGGVGREFNTIAVDDGIAMGHGGMLYSLPSRELIADAVEYMVNAHCADALVCISNCDKITPGMLLAALRLNIPTVFVSGGPMEAGKTTAIEGVVHSKIDLIDAMIASSNEAVTDDQLGEIERSACPTCGSCSGMFTANSMNCLTEAIGLALPGNGSTLATHAARRSLFVEAGRTVVEISKRWYDGDDDSVLPRVVASKAAFENAVALDVAMGGSTNTVLHLLAAAREAELDFGVADIDAISRRVPCLAKVAPNSPNYHMEDVHRAGGIPAILGELDRAGQLNRDVHAVHSPSLAQWLTDWDVRGGSPTPTAVELFHAAPGGVRTVEPFSTTNRWSTLDTDAAEGCIRDREHAYSADGGLAILHGNLAPDGCVVKTAGVPDDCLTFRGPAKVYESQDDAVTAILAKQVVAGDVVVIRYEGPKGGPGMQEMLYPTSFLKGRGLGRSCALLTDGRFSGGTSGLSIGHVSPEAASGGLIALVREGDEVVIDIPGRSIDLNVPADELEARRVAEEKRDKPYTPTDRQRQVSAALRAYASMATSASDGAYRRVPE; encoded by the coding sequence ATGCCTGAGCTGCGATCGAGGACTTCCACACACGGTCGGACGATGGCCGGCGCCCGGGCCCTCTGGCGGGCCACCGGGATGACCGACGACGATTTCGGCAAGCCGATCGTCGCCATCGCCAACAGTTTCACCCAGTTCGTGCCTGGTCACGTCCACCTGAAGGACATGGGCGGTCTGGTCGCCGACGCGGTGGCCGAGGCCGGCGGCGTAGGCCGGGAGTTCAACACGATCGCTGTCGACGACGGCATCGCGATGGGCCACGGCGGCATGCTCTACTCCCTGCCCAGCCGGGAGCTGATCGCCGACGCGGTCGAATACATGGTCAACGCGCACTGCGCGGACGCCCTGGTCTGCATCTCGAACTGCGACAAGATCACGCCAGGCATGCTGCTGGCCGCGCTGCGCCTCAACATCCCTACCGTCTTCGTCTCCGGCGGCCCGATGGAGGCCGGCAAGACGACGGCGATCGAGGGCGTCGTGCACAGCAAGATCGACCTGATCGACGCGATGATCGCCTCCTCGAACGAGGCGGTCACCGACGACCAACTCGGCGAGATCGAGCGCTCCGCCTGCCCGACCTGCGGCTCCTGCTCCGGCATGTTCACCGCCAACTCGATGAACTGCCTGACCGAGGCGATCGGGCTCGCGCTGCCCGGCAACGGTTCGACGCTCGCCACCCACGCCGCCCGCCGGTCGCTCTTCGTCGAGGCCGGCCGCACCGTCGTGGAGATCTCCAAGCGGTGGTACGACGGCGACGACGACTCGGTGCTGCCGCGCGTTGTCGCCTCCAAGGCCGCCTTCGAGAACGCGGTCGCCCTGGACGTGGCGATGGGCGGCTCCACCAACACGGTGCTGCACCTGCTCGCCGCCGCCCGCGAGGCGGAGCTGGACTTCGGCGTCGCCGACATCGACGCCATCTCCCGGCGGGTTCCGTGCCTCGCCAAGGTCGCCCCGAACTCGCCGAACTACCACATGGAGGACGTGCACCGGGCCGGCGGCATCCCGGCGATCCTCGGTGAGCTGGACCGGGCCGGGCAGCTCAACCGCGACGTGCACGCCGTGCACTCCCCCTCGCTGGCTCAGTGGCTCACCGACTGGGACGTGCGCGGCGGCTCACCCACGCCGACGGCGGTCGAGCTGTTCCACGCCGCGCCGGGCGGGGTGCGCACCGTCGAACCGTTCTCCACCACCAACCGCTGGTCGACGCTGGACACCGACGCGGCCGAGGGCTGCATCCGTGACCGCGAGCACGCCTACTCCGCCGACGGCGGGCTCGCCATCCTGCACGGCAACCTGGCCCCGGACGGCTGTGTCGTGAAGACCGCCGGTGTGCCTGACGACTGTCTGACCTTCCGCGGCCCGGCGAAGGTGTACGAGTCGCAGGACGACGCGGTGACCGCGATCCTCGCCAAGCAGGTCGTCGCCGGCGACGTCGTGGTGATCCGCTACGAGGGCCCGAAGGGTGGCCCCGGCATGCAGGAGATGCTCTACCCCACCTCGTTCCTCAAGGGTCGGGGACTGGGCCGCTCCTGCGCGCTGCTCACCGACGGCCGCTTCTCCGGCGGCACGTCCGGCCTCTCCATCGGGCACGTCTCCCCCGAGGCCGCCTCCGGCGGTCTGATCGCCCTGGTCCGCGAGGGCGACGAGGTAGTCATCGACATCCCGGGCCGGTCCATCGACCTGAACGTGCCGGCCGACGAGTTGGAGGCACGACGGGTGGCCGAGGAGAAGCGCGACAAGCCGTACACCCCGACCGACAGGCAGCGGCAGGTGTCGGCGGCGCTGCGCGCGTACGCCTCGATGGCCACCTCGGCCAGCGACGGCGCCTACCGCCGCGTCCCGGAGTAA
- a CDS encoding helix-turn-helix domain-containing protein, whose product MGAAGSVGAAPATAAVRHSRHQAREALECSRQKVWRIESGLGSVRGVDVRAMCELYGATGELTRALTSLAGETRAKGWWHAYGDAVPEWFELYVGLESAASRLRRYDESLIPGLLQTRGYALAVYQHRSEVDDDERERLVEVRLQRQSLLTRRLPAAPRLDVVISEGALLRIVGDRSTMSEQLRHLLRVAELESVTIRVLPLAIGLHRGVEAGTFVMLEFPPGNRATPEPPVIYSGSWTGALYLDRPDEFSAYEKVWASLDQLALDRGQSRHLINMIIGEVHHG is encoded by the coding sequence ATCGGGGCCGCCGGATCGGTCGGGGCGGCCCCGGCGACGGCCGCGGTCAGGCATTCCCGGCATCAGGCGAGAGAGGCGCTGGAGTGCAGCCGGCAGAAGGTGTGGCGGATCGAGAGCGGGCTGGGCTCGGTGCGCGGGGTCGACGTCCGGGCGATGTGCGAGCTGTACGGGGCGACGGGCGAGCTGACTCGCGCGCTGACCTCCCTGGCCGGCGAGACCAGGGCGAAAGGCTGGTGGCACGCCTACGGCGACGCCGTCCCCGAATGGTTCGAGCTGTACGTAGGCCTCGAATCTGCAGCGAGCCGACTCCGCCGCTATGACGAATCGCTGATACCCGGCTTGTTGCAGACCCGAGGCTATGCGCTCGCTGTCTACCAACATCGATCCGAGGTTGACGACGACGAACGCGAGCGGCTGGTCGAGGTGCGACTTCAACGGCAGTCACTGCTGACGCGTCGCCTACCGGCAGCGCCCAGGTTGGACGTCGTGATTTCCGAGGGTGCCCTGCTCCGTATCGTCGGCGACCGGAGCACGATGTCCGAGCAACTACGTCACCTGCTGCGCGTTGCCGAGCTCGAATCCGTGACCATTCGGGTTTTGCCGCTGGCGATCGGCCTCCATCGCGGGGTCGAGGCGGGCACCTTCGTCATGTTGGAATTCCCGCCCGGCAACCGGGCAACACCAGAACCACCGGTCATCTACAGCGGGTCATGGACCGGAGCGCTCTACCTCGATCGCCCAGACGAGTTCAGCGCCTACGAGAAGGTCTGGGCCAGCCTGGATCAACTCGCCCTCGATAGAGGACAGTCGAGGCACCTCATCAATATGATCATCGGAGAGGTTCACCATGGTTGA
- a CDS encoding DUF4352 domain-containing protein: protein MPAADISVAPATSAAPVASAASAAPAKTTTAPEPVKPKTSGIGDKVRGGDFEFTVKTVKCGISQVGSEFLNTKAQSTFCRVGVTVKNVTKRSHTFHADGSITAQDAGGREYEVDGEAGIYGNSDGQGFLDEINPGNSVTANVYFDVPKGTKLKTVTLDAGLFTFAEDAVVAL, encoded by the coding sequence GTGCCTGCTGCCGACATCAGCGTCGCGCCGGCAACGTCAGCGGCGCCGGTGGCGAGTGCGGCGTCAGCAGCGCCGGCCAAGACGACGACAGCTCCCGAACCTGTCAAGCCGAAGACTTCCGGCATTGGCGACAAGGTTCGCGGCGGTGACTTCGAGTTCACCGTCAAGACCGTGAAGTGTGGGATCTCTCAGGTTGGCAGCGAATTCCTAAACACCAAGGCGCAGAGCACCTTCTGCAGAGTCGGCGTGACCGTCAAGAACGTCACCAAGCGCTCGCACACCTTCCACGCCGACGGCAGTATTACCGCCCAGGACGCCGGCGGCCGAGAGTACGAGGTCGACGGGGAGGCCGGCATCTACGGCAACAGCGACGGTCAGGGGTTTCTCGATGAGATCAATCCCGGTAATTCGGTGACAGCGAACGTCTACTTCGACGTACCGAAGGGCACCAAGCTTAAGACGGTCACACTTGACGCCGGCCTTTTCACCTTCGCTGAGGACGCCGTCGTCGCCCTGTAG